In Agromyces sp. G08B096, a genomic segment contains:
- a CDS encoding alpha/beta hydrolase, with protein sequence MSRPVRVLLAVLGVLALLVVVFLVYAHTVMMGERPAALRAWTDDAVEITSTETGIVIAPVEGDTGEGLVFVPGAKVDPYAYLDKLAGVAEASGLTVVITKPTLNLAFFDTRPLAAFTALAPEVDRWYVGGHSLGGVRACQLAADEEAVGLILFGSYCATDLSESDLRVLSVSGTADGLSTPAKIDAASGLLPADAVFTELEGVNHADFGDYGAQPGDGASGVDDETARRLIAEAVADFVD encoded by the coding sequence GTGTCGCGCCCTGTCCGTGTCCTCCTCGCCGTCCTCGGCGTGCTCGCGCTGCTGGTCGTCGTGTTCCTCGTCTACGCGCACACCGTGATGATGGGCGAGCGCCCCGCCGCGCTCCGCGCGTGGACGGACGACGCGGTCGAGATCACCTCGACCGAGACGGGCATCGTCATCGCGCCGGTCGAGGGCGACACGGGCGAAGGGCTCGTGTTCGTGCCGGGCGCGAAGGTCGACCCGTACGCGTACCTCGACAAGCTCGCCGGCGTCGCCGAGGCATCCGGACTCACCGTCGTGATCACGAAACCGACCCTCAATCTCGCGTTCTTCGACACGCGACCGCTCGCGGCGTTCACCGCGCTCGCACCCGAGGTCGACCGCTGGTACGTCGGCGGCCACTCCCTCGGCGGGGTGCGGGCCTGTCAGTTGGCGGCGGATGAGGAGGCTGTCGGGCTCATCCTGTTCGGCTCGTACTGCGCCACCGACCTCTCCGAGTCCGACCTCCGAGTGCTGAGCGTGTCGGGTACCGCCGACGGGCTCTCGACACCGGCGAAGATCGACGCCGCCAGCGGGCTCCTCCCGGCCGACGCCGTGTTCACCGAGCTCGAGGGCGTCAATCACGCGGACTTCGGCGATTACGGGGCGCAGCCCGGCGACGGCGCATCCGGCGTCGATGACGAGACGGCGCGCCGGCTCATCGCCGAGGCGGTCGCCGACTTCGTCGACTGA
- a CDS encoding HPP family protein, whose protein sequence is MAEPMSRARRTQLIVGAIVGLLVGVGISLWTGFWLWLPAGVVVGVAAGAIMKPPAE, encoded by the coding sequence ATGGCCGAACCCATGTCGCGGGCGCGACGCACGCAGCTCATCGTCGGCGCGATCGTCGGCCTGCTCGTGGGCGTCGGCATCAGCCTCTGGACCGGGTTCTGGCTGTGGCTGCCGGCCGGCGTCGTCGTCGGCGTCGCGGCGGGCGCCATCATGAAGCCGCCCGCCGAGTAG
- a CDS encoding malate dehydrogenase: MSQAPVTITITGAGGQIGYALLFRIASGAMFGPETSVRLRLLEIPQGVRAAEGAALELQDGAFDLLDAVDVTDDAATAFDGANLALLVGARPRGPGMERGDLLAANGGIFGPQGRAINDHAASDVRVVVVGNPANTNALIARSNAPDVPADRFTALTRLDHNRALGQLAAALGAPVRGIRDVAIWGNHSATQFPDVSHATSGGRPVPELLAERFGGVEGARRHLEEQFIPRVAKRGAEIIEVRGSSSVASAASATIDHVRDWVLGTGDRGWTSAAVVSDGSYGVPEGLVSSFPVTSEGGAWRIVPGLELDAFARDRIAASVAELADERDAVRELGLI; encoded by the coding sequence ATGAGCCAGGCACCCGTCACGATCACCATCACCGGCGCCGGAGGCCAGATCGGCTACGCGCTGCTGTTCCGCATCGCGTCAGGCGCGATGTTCGGGCCGGAGACCTCCGTCCGCCTCCGCCTGCTCGAGATCCCGCAGGGCGTGCGCGCGGCCGAGGGCGCGGCCCTCGAACTGCAGGACGGCGCGTTCGACCTGCTCGACGCCGTCGACGTCACCGACGACGCCGCGACCGCGTTCGACGGCGCGAACCTCGCCCTGCTCGTCGGCGCGCGTCCCCGCGGACCGGGCATGGAGCGGGGCGACCTGCTCGCCGCGAACGGCGGCATCTTCGGCCCGCAGGGCCGGGCGATCAACGACCACGCGGCATCCGATGTGCGCGTCGTCGTGGTCGGCAACCCGGCGAACACCAACGCGCTGATCGCGCGGTCCAACGCGCCGGATGTCCCCGCCGACCGGTTCACCGCGCTCACGAGGCTCGACCACAACCGCGCGCTCGGCCAGCTCGCCGCGGCGCTCGGCGCCCCGGTCCGGGGCATCCGCGATGTCGCGATCTGGGGCAACCACTCGGCGACCCAGTTCCCGGATGTCTCGCACGCCACGTCGGGCGGCCGGCCCGTGCCGGAGCTGCTCGCCGAGCGGTTCGGCGGCGTCGAGGGGGCGAGGCGTCACCTCGAGGAGCAGTTCATCCCGCGCGTCGCGAAGCGCGGCGCGGAGATCATCGAGGTCCGCGGTTCCTCGTCGGTGGCCTCGGCCGCTTCGGCGACGATCGATCACGTGCGCGACTGGGTGCTCGGCACCGGCGACCGCGGCTGGACGAGCGCGGCCGTCGTCTCCGACGGCTCGTACGGTGTGCCGGAGGGCCTCGTCTCGTCGTTCCCGGTGACGAGCGAGGGCGGCGCCTGGCGGATCGTCCCCGGGCTCGAGCTCGACGCGTTCGCGCGCGACCGGATCGCGGCATCCGTCGCCGAGCTCGCCGACGAACGCGACGCGGTGCGCGAGCTCGGCCTCATCTGA
- a CDS encoding neutral zinc metallopeptidase: MTFNPNSDISGGRTSHRGRNTGLALGGGGLGVIALFVISQFLGVDLTGLAGGGGQQAAPDTELEQCLTGEDANERVDCRMKGAAASLEVYWSAAAPEQLGIAYQAPQPVVLFDQSTTTGCGGATSATGPFYCPPDQTIYLDVTFFDELESRFGASDGPLAEMYVLAHEWGHHVQNLAGILEAAQDGQTGPTSNGVRVELQADCFAGAWVANAAQTTDDQGVSFLQPPTQAQIDQALSAAAAVGDDRIQETTQGQVTPHTFTHGTSEQRQRWFSIGYEQGAAACDTFRVDGSEL; the protein is encoded by the coding sequence ATGACGTTCAACCCGAACTCCGACATCTCGGGCGGCAGGACGAGCCACCGGGGCCGGAACACGGGCCTCGCGCTCGGCGGCGGAGGACTCGGCGTGATCGCGCTGTTCGTGATCTCGCAGTTCCTCGGCGTCGACCTCACGGGGCTCGCCGGCGGCGGCGGTCAGCAGGCGGCGCCCGACACCGAGCTCGAGCAGTGCCTCACCGGCGAGGACGCGAACGAGCGCGTCGACTGCCGGATGAAGGGCGCGGCCGCGTCGCTCGAGGTCTACTGGTCGGCCGCGGCGCCCGAGCAGCTCGGCATCGCGTACCAGGCGCCGCAGCCGGTCGTGCTGTTCGACCAGTCGACGACGACGGGCTGCGGCGGTGCGACGAGCGCGACGGGGCCGTTCTACTGCCCGCCCGACCAGACGATCTACCTCGACGTGACGTTCTTCGACGAGCTCGAGAGCCGTTTCGGGGCGAGCGACGGACCGCTCGCCGAGATGTACGTGCTCGCCCACGAGTGGGGCCACCACGTGCAGAACCTCGCGGGTATCCTCGAGGCGGCGCAGGACGGCCAGACGGGCCCGACGTCGAACGGTGTGCGCGTCGAGCTGCAGGCCGACTGCTTCGCGGGCGCCTGGGTCGCGAACGCGGCCCAGACGACCGACGACCAGGGCGTGTCGTTCCTGCAGCCGCCCACGCAGGCGCAGATCGATCAGGCGCTGAGCGCGGCGGCGGCGGTCGGCGACGACCGGATCCAGGAGACGACGCAGGGCCAGGTGACGCCGCACACGTTCACGCACGGCACGAGCGAGCAGCGTCAGCGCTGGTTCTCGATCGGCTACGAGCAGGGTGCCGCGGCGTGCGACACCTTCCGCGTCGACGGCTCGGAGCTGTAG
- a CDS encoding alpha/beta hydrolase: MDVILIPGFWLDASSWEQVTPVLDETGHRLHPVTLPGLESVDADRSGIGLADHIAAVVDLVDRLDGPVALVGHSGGGPVAHGVADARPDRIAKIVYVDAGPLGEGESINDALPVVDGEVPLPDWSVFDDADLVDLDDELRAAFRARAVPEPARVASDPMRLTDERRFEVPVTVIACEFPSAMVIEAIAAGQPWVAELARVAQVDYIDLPTGHWPQFTKPVQLGQAIASALPSA; encoded by the coding sequence ATGGACGTCATCCTCATCCCCGGTTTCTGGCTCGACGCCTCCTCGTGGGAGCAGGTGACCCCGGTCCTCGACGAGACCGGTCACCGGCTCCACCCCGTCACCCTGCCCGGCCTCGAGTCGGTCGACGCCGACCGCTCGGGCATCGGGCTCGCCGACCACATCGCGGCGGTCGTCGATCTCGTCGACCGACTCGACGGGCCGGTGGCGCTGGTGGGCCACTCGGGCGGAGGGCCCGTGGCACACGGCGTCGCCGACGCCCGCCCCGACCGCATCGCGAAGATCGTCTACGTCGACGCAGGCCCTCTCGGTGAGGGCGAGTCCATCAACGATGCGCTTCCCGTCGTCGACGGCGAGGTGCCGCTGCCCGACTGGTCGGTCTTCGACGACGCCGATCTCGTCGACCTCGACGACGAGCTCCGGGCCGCGTTCCGTGCCCGCGCCGTCCCGGAGCCCGCTCGCGTGGCGAGCGATCCGATGCGCCTCACCGACGAGCGCCGGTTCGAGGTACCCGTCACCGTCATCGCGTGCGAGTTCCCGAGCGCTATGGTGATCGAGGCGATCGCGGCCGGTCAACCCTGGGTCGCCGAACTCGCGCGGGTCGCACAGGTCGACTACATCGATCTGCCGACCGGCCACTGGCCGCAGTTCACCAAGCCCGTGCAGCTCGGTCAGGCGATCGCATCGGCGCTGCCTTCCGCATAG
- a CDS encoding EamA family transporter, producing MRFVLAVLLASVCFGTTGTAQALGPDADPLSIGAARLVIGGGALALIAGLQLVAGRRRRADGTPAAPSPGGVRRIPTWLVVAVGGAGVVAYQPAFFAGTAANGVAVGTVVALGSAPVLTGALDWALSRRFPGPRWLVATAIATAGVLILALATDGVGAPADPLGLAASVGAGASYAVYTIAAKTLIDRGWSSTGSVGALFGVAAVASAPVLAMTDASWLGTGPGIAMALWLGLVTTTLAYVLFGAGLRGLAPATVSTLTLAEPLTAGLLGVLLLGEQLPVAAWVGLAVLAAGIAVLAAGAPRRAVSAPSSGEPPVPGPVVSAVSAEPDSVGAWTSSSSPVSGSTPPRGSR from the coding sequence ATGCGCTTCGTCCTCGCGGTCCTGCTGGCGTCCGTGTGCTTCGGCACGACGGGCACGGCCCAGGCGCTCGGACCCGACGCCGATCCGCTCTCGATCGGCGCGGCGCGACTCGTCATCGGCGGTGGCGCGCTCGCGCTCATCGCCGGCCTCCAGCTCGTCGCCGGGCGACGGCGCCGCGCGGACGGGACACCCGCCGCGCCGTCGCCCGGCGGCGTCCGCCGCATCCCCACCTGGCTCGTCGTGGCCGTCGGCGGCGCGGGCGTCGTGGCCTACCAGCCCGCGTTCTTCGCCGGCACGGCCGCGAACGGCGTGGCCGTCGGCACGGTCGTCGCCCTCGGTTCCGCGCCCGTCCTCACCGGGGCGCTCGACTGGGCGCTCTCCCGACGATTCCCCGGACCCCGGTGGCTCGTCGCCACCGCGATCGCCACCGCCGGGGTCCTGATCCTTGCGCTCGCCACCGACGGCGTCGGCGCCCCGGCCGATCCGCTCGGTCTCGCCGCATCGGTCGGCGCCGGCGCGTCGTACGCGGTCTACACGATCGCCGCGAAGACGCTCATCGACCGGGGCTGGAGCTCGACGGGCAGCGTGGGCGCCCTGTTCGGCGTCGCCGCGGTCGCGAGCGCTCCCGTGCTCGCGATGACGGATGCCTCGTGGCTCGGCACCGGCCCGGGGATCGCCATGGCGCTCTGGCTCGGCCTGGTCACCACGACCCTCGCCTACGTGCTCTTCGGTGCCGGCCTCCGCGGCCTCGCACCCGCGACGGTCTCGACCCTCACGCTCGCCGAGCCCCTCACCGCCGGACTGCTCGGGGTGCTCCTGCTCGGTGAGCAGCTCCCGGTCGCGGCGTGGGTCGGGCTCGCGGTGCTCGCGGCGGGCATCGCGGTGCTGGCCGCGGGGGCGCCGCGGCGGGCTGTCTCGGCGCCTTCGTCGGGCGAGCCGCCGGTGCCCGGGCCGGTGGTGTCCGCCGTGTCGGCAGAACCGGATAGCGTCGGCGCATGGACGTCATCCTCATCCCCGGTTTCTGGCTCGACGCCTCCTCGTGGGAGCAGGTGA
- a CDS encoding HAD-IC family P-type ATPase has protein sequence MTDPRAPEIRTAAPLRPTGLTADEVAERVADGRVNTATDASSRSIWSILRANVFTFFNAIVLAGFTLLLVLGYWQDALFGLAAIGNAVVGVAQEYRAKRALDRLALLHAPRARVVRDGVIQEIDVRRVVLDDVLVVRSGDQVTADAAVLDSTRLEVDESLLTGESEPIDKEPGDALLSGSIVVGGEGLARVTAVGEAAFAARLTAEAKRFSLVASELRTSIDRILKWITWAILPIMLVVVNANMQAAGGWEHAISTGEWREAAVASVAAVIAMIPLGLVLMTSIAFAVGAMKLGAHQVLVQELPAVEGLARVDVICLDKTGTITSGEVRFDGAHPLGRDLPAGWELALAWYGADPSANATARCLADEYTDAPPRTIERIEFSSARKWSAVALESPASGTWVLGAPEFVFTGAAAAGAEASAALALATELAATGRRTLVLAHSPASLDAAAAEAAVLPADLRPAVLLTFREAVRPDAASTLRYFAQEGVGVRIISGDNPLTVAAVARDVGLDAGRGFDARDLPDDPDELGRVLDEHLVFGRVTPSQKREMVTALQGRGHTVAMTGDGVNDALAIKEADLGIAMESGSAATKAVARIVLLDSRFSHLPGVVVEGRRVIANIERVSMLFLSKTSYAITMSVLFGILLWPFPLLPRQLSVTDGLTIGIPAFLLALLPNARRYVPGFLKRSLSFAIPAGLVVAGAIAYVSGHARALGEPEEAVRTASMVTLALVGLWILTVLSRPFTWIKAGVVLAMVAGLVLVLTVPIAIEFLELVMPAPDTLIDMAIAVPVSWVLIEAIGFWHRRRFGTASEIAEPERRRRGDGPGAAAGS, from the coding sequence GTGACGGATCCGCGCGCGCCGGAGATCCGGACCGCCGCGCCCCTCCGCCCCACGGGACTCACCGCCGACGAGGTCGCCGAACGCGTCGCCGACGGCCGGGTGAACACCGCGACGGATGCCTCGAGCCGCAGCATCTGGTCGATCCTCCGCGCGAACGTCTTCACCTTCTTCAACGCCATCGTCCTCGCGGGGTTCACGCTCCTCCTGGTGCTCGGCTACTGGCAGGATGCCCTGTTCGGGCTCGCCGCGATCGGCAACGCGGTCGTCGGCGTCGCCCAGGAGTACCGCGCGAAGCGCGCGCTCGACCGGCTCGCGCTCCTCCACGCGCCGCGGGCGCGGGTGGTCCGCGACGGCGTCATCCAGGAGATCGACGTGCGTCGCGTCGTGCTCGACGACGTGCTCGTCGTGCGGTCGGGCGACCAGGTCACGGCCGACGCCGCCGTGCTCGACTCGACCAGGCTCGAGGTCGACGAATCGCTCCTCACGGGCGAGTCGGAGCCGATCGACAAGGAGCCGGGCGATGCGCTCCTGTCGGGCTCCATCGTGGTCGGCGGCGAGGGCCTCGCGCGGGTCACGGCCGTCGGCGAGGCGGCGTTCGCCGCGCGGCTCACGGCCGAGGCGAAGCGGTTCTCGCTCGTGGCATCCGAGCTGCGCACCTCGATCGACCGCATCCTGAAGTGGATCACCTGGGCGATCCTGCCGATCATGCTCGTCGTCGTGAACGCGAACATGCAGGCGGCCGGCGGCTGGGAGCACGCGATCAGCACGGGGGAGTGGCGCGAGGCGGCCGTGGCGTCGGTCGCGGCGGTCATCGCGATGATCCCGCTCGGCCTCGTCCTCATGACGAGCATCGCCTTCGCCGTCGGTGCGATGAAGCTCGGTGCGCATCAGGTGCTCGTGCAGGAGCTGCCGGCCGTCGAGGGCCTCGCCCGCGTCGACGTGATCTGCCTCGACAAGACCGGCACGATCACGAGCGGCGAGGTGCGCTTCGACGGCGCGCACCCGCTCGGGCGCGACCTGCCGGCCGGTTGGGAGCTGGCCCTCGCGTGGTACGGCGCCGACCCCTCCGCGAATGCGACCGCGAGATGCCTCGCCGACGAGTACACGGATGCCCCGCCCCGGACGATCGAGCGGATCGAGTTCTCGTCCGCCCGGAAGTGGAGCGCCGTCGCGCTGGAGTCGCCCGCGAGCGGCACCTGGGTGCTCGGCGCCCCCGAGTTCGTCTTCACCGGCGCCGCAGCTGCGGGGGCGGAGGCATCCGCCGCGCTGGCCCTCGCGACGGAGCTCGCCGCCACCGGCCGGCGCACGTTAGTGCTCGCGCACTCGCCCGCTTCGCTCGACGCGGCGGCCGCAGAGGCGGCGGTGCTGCCCGCGGACCTCCGCCCCGCCGTGCTGCTGACCTTCCGCGAGGCGGTGCGCCCCGACGCGGCATCCACGCTCCGCTACTTCGCGCAGGAGGGCGTCGGCGTCCGCATCATCTCTGGCGACAACCCGCTCACCGTCGCCGCCGTCGCCCGCGATGTCGGCCTCGACGCAGGGCGCGGCTTCGACGCGCGCGACCTGCCGGACGATCCCGACGAGCTCGGCCGCGTGCTCGACGAGCACCTCGTCTTCGGCCGTGTGACGCCGTCGCAGAAGCGCGAGATGGTGACCGCCCTGCAAGGTCGAGGGCACACGGTCGCGATGACCGGCGACGGCGTCAACGACGCGCTCGCCATCAAGGAGGCCGACCTGGGCATCGCGATGGAGTCCGGCTCGGCCGCCACGAAGGCCGTCGCCCGCATCGTGCTGCTCGACAGCCGGTTCTCCCACCTGCCGGGTGTCGTCGTCGAGGGCCGCCGCGTCATCGCGAACATCGAGCGCGTCTCGATGCTCTTCCTTTCCAAGACCAGCTACGCCATCACCATGTCGGTGCTGTTCGGCATCCTGCTCTGGCCATTCCCGCTGCTGCCGCGGCAGCTCTCCGTCACCGACGGGCTCACCATCGGCATCCCGGCGTTCCTGCTCGCGCTGCTGCCGAACGCGCGCCGCTACGTCCCGGGGTTCCTGAAACGCTCGCTCTCGTTCGCGATCCCCGCCGGGCTCGTCGTCGCGGGGGCGATCGCGTACGTCTCGGGGCATGCGCGCGCCCTCGGCGAACCCGAGGAGGCGGTGCGCACCGCGAGCATGGTGACCCTCGCCCTCGTGGGGCTGTGGATCCTCACCGTGCTGTCGCGGCCGTTCACCTGGATCAAGGCGGGGGTCGTCCTCGCGATGGTCGCCGGTCTCGTGCTCGTGCTCACCGTGCCGATCGCGATCGAGTTCCTCGAGCTCGTGATGCCCGCGCCCGACACGCTCATCGACATGGCGATCGCGGTGCCCGTGTCGTGGGTGCTCATCGAGGCCATCGGATTCTGGCATCGCCGGCGGTTCGGGACGGCGTCGGAGATCGCCGAGCCCGAGCGGCGGCGGCGCGGCGACGGGCCCGGGGCCGCCGCGGGCAGCTGA
- a CDS encoding zinc-dependent alcohol dehydrogenase family protein encodes MRAVRYAGFGAEPEVVEVDRPTCPPRGAVVRVRATGLCRSDWHAWMGHDDTVRLPHVPGHEFAGEVIELGSEVSPDSGWAVGDRVTAPFISACGRCSQCRSGNEQVCDAQEQPGFTYWGSFAEEVIVHEAEINLVRLPDALGFVEAASLGCRFATAYRAVVTRGRLQPGERIAVHGCGGVGLSAIMIAVAAGVETYGVDVSDAALQAVEKLGAIPVQGGEGAAERVREVSEGGVELSIDAFGSIETSLASVRSLRKRGRHVQIGLMTGDAALAAMPMDALIAGELELLGSHGMTVREYPEMLGAVASGAFRPIELVGRTIRLDDVPAALAAMGTGGGGSGMTVVELV; translated from the coding sequence ATGCGCGCGGTGCGCTACGCCGGGTTCGGCGCCGAACCCGAGGTCGTCGAGGTCGATCGCCCCACCTGCCCGCCGCGCGGCGCCGTCGTGCGCGTACGCGCTACGGGCCTCTGCCGGAGCGACTGGCACGCCTGGATGGGGCACGACGACACCGTGCGACTGCCGCACGTGCCGGGTCACGAGTTCGCCGGCGAGGTGATCGAACTCGGCTCGGAGGTCTCGCCCGACAGCGGGTGGGCGGTGGGCGACCGCGTCACCGCTCCCTTCATCAGCGCGTGCGGGCGCTGCTCGCAGTGCCGGTCGGGCAACGAGCAGGTCTGCGACGCGCAGGAGCAGCCCGGCTTCACGTACTGGGGTTCGTTCGCCGAAGAGGTCATCGTGCACGAGGCCGAGATCAACCTCGTCCGGCTGCCCGATGCGCTCGGCTTCGTCGAGGCCGCCTCCCTCGGCTGCCGGTTCGCGACCGCGTACCGCGCCGTGGTCACCCGCGGGCGGCTCCAGCCGGGCGAGCGCATCGCCGTGCACGGCTGCGGCGGCGTCGGGCTGTCGGCCATCATGATCGCCGTCGCCGCGGGCGTCGAGACCTACGGCGTGGATGTCTCGGATGCCGCGCTCCAGGCGGTCGAGAAGCTCGGGGCCATCCCGGTGCAGGGCGGTGAGGGCGCCGCCGAGCGGGTGCGCGAGGTCAGCGAGGGCGGCGTCGAGCTCTCGATCGACGCGTTCGGCAGCATCGAGACTTCGCTCGCCTCGGTGCGGAGCCTCCGCAAGCGCGGCCGGCACGTGCAGATCGGCCTCATGACCGGGGATGCCGCGCTCGCCGCGATGCCCATGGACGCCCTCATCGCCGGCGAGCTCGAACTGCTCGGCAGCCACGGCATGACGGTGCGCGAGTACCCCGAGATGCTGGGCGCCGTGGCGAGCGGCGCGTTCCGACCCATCGAACTGGTCGGGCGCACCATCCGCCTCGACGACGTGCCCGCCGCGCTGGCGGCGATGGGAACGGGCGGCGGCGGGTCGGGCATGACGGTCGTCGAACTCGTCTGA
- a CDS encoding acyl-CoA desaturase: MLGSVRATKPGSGAPNPTQSYTALSRVVRESGLLRRAHWFYLTIFSVLVLALAGTVAGMVLLGDSWFQLLMAAALGIVFTQFAFLAHEASHRAVFTSGPANDRAGRLLAAFVGMSYAWWMHKHTRHHANPNRIGKDPDIEFDTISFTEESAAKQRGVIAWITRRQGYLFFPLLLLEGVNLHVTSVRTLFAKRRIDGRALELSVIGARFAVYLGLVFWLMPFGMACAFLGVQLAVFGVYMGASFAPNHKGMPIVPADVKLDFFRKQVLTSRNISGGVWANALMGGLNYQVEHHLFPSMARPYLGRARQIVREYCQTTGTPYTETTLVASYGIVIRYLNRVGLAARDPFDCPMVGQFRRT; this comes from the coding sequence GTGCTCGGATCAGTACGGGCGACGAAGCCCGGGTCCGGAGCGCCGAACCCCACGCAGAGCTACACCGCCCTCTCCCGCGTCGTCCGCGAGTCGGGTCTGCTGCGTCGCGCCCACTGGTTCTACCTCACGATCTTCTCCGTGCTCGTGCTGGCGCTCGCCGGCACCGTGGCCGGCATGGTGCTGCTCGGCGACAGCTGGTTCCAGCTGCTCATGGCCGCGGCGCTCGGCATCGTCTTCACTCAGTTCGCCTTCCTCGCGCACGAGGCATCCCACCGCGCGGTGTTCACCTCCGGCCCCGCGAACGACCGCGCCGGCCGGCTCCTCGCCGCGTTCGTCGGCATGAGCTACGCGTGGTGGATGCACAAGCACACCCGCCACCACGCCAACCCGAACCGCATCGGCAAAGACCCCGACATCGAGTTCGACACGATTTCGTTCACCGAGGAGTCCGCGGCGAAGCAGCGCGGCGTGATCGCCTGGATCACTCGCCGGCAGGGCTACCTGTTCTTCCCGCTCCTGCTGCTCGAGGGCGTGAACCTGCACGTCACGAGCGTGCGCACACTGTTCGCCAAGCGCCGCATCGACGGCCGCGCGCTCGAGCTCTCGGTCATCGGGGCCCGTTTCGCGGTGTACCTCGGCCTGGTGTTCTGGCTCATGCCGTTCGGCATGGCCTGCGCCTTCCTCGGCGTGCAGCTTGCCGTCTTCGGCGTGTACATGGGGGCCTCGTTCGCCCCGAACCACAAGGGCATGCCCATCGTGCCGGCCGACGTGAAGCTCGACTTCTTCCGCAAGCAGGTGCTCACCTCGCGCAACATCTCGGGCGGCGTGTGGGCGAACGCGCTCATGGGCGGGCTCAACTACCAGGTCGAGCACCACCTGTTCCCGAGCATGGCCCGGCCGTACCTCGGGCGCGCGCGCCAGATCGTCCGCGAGTACTGCCAGACGACCGGCACGCCCTACACCGAGACGACGCTCGTCGCCTCGTACGGCATCGTCATCCGCTACCTCAACCGGGTCGGCCTCGCCGCCCGCGACCCGTTCGACTGCCCCATGGTCGGACAGTTCCGCCGGACCTGA
- a CDS encoding cold-shock protein has protein sequence MTTGTVKWFNADKGFGFITPDDGTSDVFAHFSAITTGGFRTLEENQRVEFDVEQSPKGLQAANIRVLP, from the coding sequence ATGACCACCGGAACCGTCAAGTGGTTCAACGCCGACAAGGGCTTCGGCTTCATCACGCCGGACGACGGCACGAGCGATGTGTTCGCGCACTTCAGCGCGATCACGACGGGGGGCTTCCGCACCCTCGAGGAGAACCAGCGCGTCGAGTTCGACGTCGAGCAGAGCCCCAAGGGCCTGCAGGCTGCGAACATCCGCGTTCTGCCGTAA
- a CDS encoding VOC family protein, translating to MNARTAFQPEGYTTVAPWLVTDDTGALLDFIAEVFDGAELARVRTEDGGIGHAEIRIGDTVVLAFDRRPEWPALPSLLRVWVSDADAAVERAVAAGGTVITALSDNAFGQRGGRVRDPFGNIWWVQTQVEVVEEAEMWTRLQQPVYADGMRVAQETLDAELSGARQGRSSAPVR from the coding sequence ATGAACGCACGCACCGCTTTCCAGCCCGAGGGCTACACGACCGTCGCACCGTGGCTGGTCACCGATGACACGGGGGCGCTCCTCGACTTCATCGCCGAGGTCTTCGACGGCGCGGAGCTCGCCCGGGTGCGAACCGAGGACGGCGGCATCGGGCACGCCGAGATCCGCATCGGCGACACCGTCGTCCTCGCGTTCGACCGGCGGCCCGAATGGCCGGCGCTCCCGAGTCTGCTGCGCGTCTGGGTTTCGGACGCCGATGCGGCGGTGGAGCGGGCGGTCGCGGCGGGCGGCACCGTGATCACCGCGCTGAGCGACAATGCGTTCGGGCAGCGCGGCGGGCGGGTCCGGGATCCGTTCGGCAACATCTGGTGGGTGCAGACGCAGGTCGAGGTCGTCGAAGAGGCGGAGATGTGGACCCGGCTGCAGCAGCCGGTGTACGCCGATGGCATGCGAGTCGCCCAGGAGACGCTCGACGCGGAGCTGAGCGGCGCGCGTCAGGGGCGGAGCAGCGCGCCCGTCCGCTAG